A single genomic interval of Lathyrus oleraceus cultivar Zhongwan6 chromosome 7, CAAS_Psat_ZW6_1.0, whole genome shotgun sequence harbors:
- the LOC127106098 gene encoding peroxidase 39 has product MGSQSYFMVLIICVVAIIGSSDAELKLGYYGKSCPKAEEIVLKYVHQHIPNAPSLAAALIRLHFHDCFVRGCDASVLVNSTQTNQAEKDSIPNLTLRGFDFINTVKSLIEAECPGVVSCADILSLSARDSVHAIGGPYWNVPTGRRDGTISKAADVFITLPAPFNNLTTLLTLFGNVGLDANDLVLLSGAHTIGVSHCPSISNRLYNFTGKGDQDPDLDSEYATNLKKFKCKNINDQTTLIEMDPGSRNTFDLGYFKQVVKRRGLFESDAALLKSSTTRSIVAQHLQSNEKFFTEFAKSMEKMGRINVKIGTEGQIRKHCAFIN; this is encoded by the exons ATGGGAAGCCAGAGTTACTTTATGGTTTTAATTATATGTGTTGTAGCAATAATTGGATCAAGTGATGCTGAATTGAAGTTAGGTTACTATGGTAAAAGCTGCCCAAAAGCTGAAGAAATAGTTTTGAAGTATGTTCATCAACATATTCCTAATGCACCTTCACTAGCAGCTGCACTCATAAGACTACATTTTCATGACTGTTTTGTTAGG GGGTGTGATGCGTCGGTGCTTGTGAACTCAACACAAACCAATCAAGCTGAAAAGGACTCGATTCCAAATCTCACGCTTCGAGGTTTTGATTTCATTAACACTGTAAAGAGTCTTATTGAAGCCGAATGCCCCGGTGTTGTTTCTTGTGCTGATATATTGAGTTTGAGTGCTAGAGACTCAGTTCATGCCATT GGTGGACCTTATTGGAATGTTCCAACGGGTCGAAGGGACGGAACCATCTCTAAAGCAGCAGATGTTTTTATCACCCTTCCTGCTCCTTTTAACAACCTCACCACTCTTCTAACACTCTTTGGAAATGTTGGACTTGATGCGAATGACTTGGTTTTGCTTTCTG GTGCTCATACAATCGGTGTTTCTCATTGTCCATCGATTTCAAACCGACTATATAATTTTACCGGAAAAGGTGACCAAGACCCGGATCTAGATAGTGAATATGCTAcaaatttgaaaaaatttaaGTGCAAGAATATCAATGATCAAACCACACTTATCGAAATGGACCCTGGAAGTCGCAATACATTTGATCTTGGTTATTTCAAACAAGTAGTTAAGAGAAGGGGTTTGTTTGAATCAGATGCTGCTTTGCTTAAAAGTTCTACAACAAGATCAATTGTTGCACAACATCTTCAATCAAATGAAAAATTCTTTACTGAATTTGCCAAGTCTATGGAGAAAATGGGCAGAATTAATGTTAAGATTGGGACTGAAGGACAAATTAGGAAACATTGTGCATTTATTAATTAA